In the Dolichospermum flos-aquae CCAP 1403/13F genome, CTTGTTGACTCATATTTTTTACCGTCTTCTCGAAAATAAGCAACTTTGACAATACTTTAGCTATTTTCCAGCCTTAGCGGCATCCTAGCTTAAGTTCCAAAAATGCGATCGCCCGCATCACCCAACCCTGGTACAATATACCCATGATCATCAAGCGTTTCATCAATAGTAGCGGTGTAAAGGATTAAGCCAGGATAGACAGCAGCCAATTTTTTTAACGCTGGGGGAGCAACAACTACAGATATAATCCGAATTAACGCCGGATCAACACCTCTTTGGGTCAATTCCGCCATTACTGCCATTATAGAGCCTCCAGTAGCTAACATCGGCTCAGTAATTAACACCCGCGTTTCGGGGGCAAATTTTTCAGGTAATTTATTTAAATAACAACTAGGCTCTAAAGTTTCTTCATTTCGCACCAAGCCAACATGGTAAATTGATGCCAAAGGCAGTACACCCTGCGCTCCCTCCAACAAGCCTAAACCAGCCCGTAAAATCGGCACAACAGCCACAGGTATGTGAGGATTAATAAAAGTTGCTGAACAGGTAGTCAGAGGCGTTTGCACCGTTGTTTCTTGAGTCGGCAACCACTCCCTAGCAGCTTCATAAGTTAGCCACCTGCCTAACTCAGTAATAGCAGAACGAAATAATACTGATGGTGTAGCTACATCACGGGCAACTCCCAACCAGTGCTGAATTAAGGGATGAGGTGGAACATAAACACGGAGTTGTTGCGTCATAGCTAGAAAAGGGCGACTGGATAATTGTCTTTTTACTGGAACATCATAGCAGAATTCACCGAATCAGGAGTCAGGAGTCAGGAGTCAGGAGTCAGGAGTCAGGAAGAAGAAAGGAGAAAGGAGAAAGGAGAAAGAAGAAGGTAGGGGCGCAGGGTCTGCGCCCAGGAAGAAGTCAGGAGTAAATAGGGGTTGCTGATAGTTAGCCATATAAACCGAA is a window encoding:
- the upp gene encoding uracil phosphoribosyltransferase, coding for MTQQLRVYVPPHPLIQHWLGVARDVATPSVLFRSAITELGRWLTYEAAREWLPTQETTVQTPLTTCSATFINPHIPVAVVPILRAGLGLLEGAQGVLPLASIYHVGLVRNEETLEPSCYLNKLPEKFAPETRVLITEPMLATGGSIMAVMAELTQRGVDPALIRIISVVVAPPALKKLAAVYPGLILYTATIDETLDDHGYIVPGLGDAGDRIFGT